Proteins found in one Prochlorothrix hollandica PCC 9006 = CALU 1027 genomic segment:
- a CDS encoding M48 family metallopeptidase: protein MTQQHSLSLDSGLAIVYRLRHSPQSRRARIKICPQGRVEVVVPLGFDLAQVPAFVAQHHQWIQDTQDRFKTTRQTLAPETLDRLPQSIELRAIGTTWYVSYNPYQATDSTSPTVTLRADAPHLLLQGSLQAVTPCCDLLGRWLRLQAKAVLPPLLQSLSQTTGLGYSQVTLRSQKTLWGSCSARQSISLNDRLLFLPPDLVRYVLIHELCHTRHLDHSPRFWALVSQKDPDYAQWEKALKQAWAYVPPWVNP from the coding sequence ATGACCCAACAACACTCCCTCTCTCTGGACTCCGGTTTAGCGATCGTCTATCGCCTGCGCCACAGCCCCCAATCGCGCCGTGCCCGCATCAAAATTTGCCCCCAAGGTCGTGTGGAAGTGGTGGTTCCCCTGGGCTTTGATCTAGCCCAAGTACCCGCCTTTGTGGCCCAACACCACCAGTGGATCCAAGACACCCAAGACCGGTTTAAGACCACCCGCCAAACCCTGGCCCCAGAAACCCTCGATCGCCTCCCCCAATCCATTGAACTGCGGGCGATCGGCACCACCTGGTACGTGTCCTACAATCCCTATCAGGCCACAGACTCCACCTCCCCCACGGTCACGCTCCGGGCTGATGCGCCCCATCTTTTGCTCCAAGGATCGCTGCAAGCCGTAACACCCTGCTGTGATCTGTTGGGACGCTGGCTCCGGCTCCAGGCCAAGGCAGTTCTGCCCCCCCTGCTTCAGTCCCTCAGCCAAACCACCGGCTTAGGCTATAGCCAGGTCACCCTCCGCAGTCAGAAAACCCTGTGGGGCAGTTGTTCCGCCCGTCAGTCCATCAGCCTGAACGATCGCCTCCTCTTTTTACCGCCCGACTTGGTGCGCTATGTGCTGATTCACGAACTCTGCCACACTCGCCACCTGGATCACTCCCCCCGCTTTTGGGCCTTGGTCAGCCAAAAAGATCCCGACTATGCCCAGTGGGAAAAAGCCCTAAAACAAGCCTGGGCCTATGTCCCCCCCTGGGTGAACCCCTGA
- a CDS encoding response regulator transcription factor, whose amino-acid sequence MSTILVVEDSETYRTMISELLVGNGFSVDTASNGVEALAKVNDYPAEGLPALIVLDIVMPEMNGYDFCRKVKGDPKMKDVPVVMCSSKSEEFDHYWGMKQGADAYLNKPFEPKELLKTIKHLLNN is encoded by the coding sequence ATGAGCACCATCCTAGTTGTCGAAGATAGTGAAACCTATCGCACGATGATCAGCGAATTGCTGGTGGGCAACGGCTTTTCTGTAGATACAGCCTCCAATGGCGTGGAAGCCCTGGCCAAGGTTAATGACTACCCTGCCGAAGGTCTACCGGCTTTGATTGTCCTGGACATTGTGATGCCCGAAATGAACGGCTATGACTTTTGCCGCAAGGTGAAAGGGGATCCTAAAATGAAGGATGTTCCGGTGGTGATGTGTTCTTCTAAAAGTGAAGAGTTTGATCATTATTGGGGTATGAAGCAGGGGGCAGATGCCTATTTAAATAAGCCCTTTGAACCTAAGGAATTGCTGAAAACTATTAAGCATTTGCTGAATAATTAG